One segment of Clavelina lepadiformis chromosome 2, kaClaLepa1.1, whole genome shotgun sequence DNA contains the following:
- the LOC143446340 gene encoding uncharacterized protein LOC143446340, whose protein sequence is MKSLQKSVCSGVIFSTLFYLVLSQRPCNLYCDENPSSPMSFGGTTNKGSTGAPGKRGGKGDVGQKGAKGDISECQCSVEENFERRIQALEIDSDNRRNIPTSCKQIQQLTNSYNNGIYYIQDSNGMKYPVYCDMAIDGGGWTLVASIHENNIRSTGRCSPGDRWSSEHGPEKGAQVGAENWMNYNTFGDVASATSDDYKSQAYFDLQARDVMIWQVPNDTPLANYSSASYLQYRTTNGFLRQYGGNLYRLYKDHFPIKSGVYSRPADNGPAIPVTFDKGNANEVVRHLGPNIRNGIEPGYIQFRTINHERSAYALCPGTRTVSQGNNEHHCIGSTADNVDVRYCGDFAGFSYDQYGTGNTWNSDMTLLKSTFFLFYRCQMTHQWPVTEPLLTIFLNFKMIEGQIIQFVYLICAMGPPVYCDMTIDGGGWTLVASIHENNIRSTGRCAPGDRWSSEHGPEKGAQVGAENWMNYNTFGDVASATSDDYKSQAYFDLQARDVMIWQVPNDTPLANYSSASYLQYRTTNGFLRQYGGNLYRLYKDHFPIKSGVYSRPADNGPAIPVTFDKGNANEVMRHLGPNIRNGIEPGYIQFRIINTEGSAYALCPGTRSVSQGNNEHHCIGSTVDNVNARYCGDFASFAYDQYGTGNGWNTDMILLKSTFLIFYR, encoded by the exons ATGAAAAGTCTACAAAAAAGTGTGTGTTCAGGCGTAATTTTCAGCACGCTCTTTTATTTGGTCCTTTCACAACGACCTTGCAACTTGTATTGTGATGAGAATCCATCAAGCCCTATGAGTTTTGGAGGAACTACAAATAAGGGATCAACAGGAGCTCCTGGAAAACGAGGTGGAAAAGGTGATGTTGGTCAAAAGGGAGCCAAAGGTGACATTAGTGAATGCCAATGTTCTGTTgaggaaaattttgaaagacGAATTCAGGCATTGGAGATCGATTCAG ACAACAGAAGAAATATTCCAACAAGTTGTAAACAAATTCAACAGCTAACCAATTCATACAATAAtggtatatactatatacaaGACTCCAATGGAATGAAATATCCTGTCTATTGTGACATGGCCATTGATGGTGGTGGATGGACTTTAGTAGCATCCATTCATGAGAACAACATCAGGAGCACTGGAAGATGTTCTCCTGGTGATCGATGGTCAAGTGAGCATGGACCAGAAAAAGGTGCACAAGTTGGAGCGGAAAACTGGATGAACTATAACACATTTGGTGATGTTGCCTCAGCAACCAGTGATGACTACAAATCTCAGGCTTACTTTGACCTTCAAGCTCGTGATGTCATGATTTGGCAAGTGCCAAATGATACACCATTGGCCAATTACAGTTCAGCATCTTATCTTCAATATCGTACAACAAATGGATTCCTACGACAGTATGGTGGCAATCTTTATCGTCTTTACAAAGATCATTTTCCTATAAAATCTGGTGTTTACAGCAGACCAGCTGATAACGGTCCAGCTATTCCTGTCACTTTTGATAAAGGAAATGCAAATGAAGTGGTGAGACATCTTGGACCTAATATTCGCAATGGCATAGAACCTGGATATATACAG TTTCGAACCATCAACCATGAAAGAAGTGCTTATGCCCTTTGTCCTGGAACCCGAACAGTCAGTCAAGGAAATAATGAACATCATTGTATTGGATCAACAGCAGACAATGTTGATGTCCGGTATTGTGGTGACTTTGCTGGGTTTTCTTATGACCAGTATGGAACTGGAAATACATGGAACTCAGATATGACTTTGCTTAAATCGACCTTTTTCCTATTTTATCGT TGCCAAATGACACATCAATGGCCAGTTACAGAACCGCTTTTAACCATATTTCTAAACTTCAAAATGATTGAGGGCCAAATCatacaatttgtttatttgataTGTGCCATGGGGCCTCCTGTCTACTGTGACATGACCATTGATGGTGGTGGATGGACTTTAGTAGCATCCATTCATGAGAACAACATCAGGAGCACTGGAAGATGTGCTCCTGGTGATCGATGGTCAAGTGAGCATGGACCAGAAAAAGGTGCACAAGTTGGAGCGGAAAACTGGATGAACTATAATACATTTGGTGATGTTGCCTCAGCAACCAGTGATGACTACAAATCTCAGGCTTACTTTGACCTTCAAGCTCGTGATGTCATGATTTGGCAAGTGCCAAATGATACACCATTGGCCAATTACAGTTCAGCATCTTATCTTCAATATCGTACAACAAATGGATTCCTACGACAGTATGGTGGCAATCTTTATCGTCTTTACAAAGATCATTTTCCTATAAAATCTGGTGTTTACAGCAGACCAGCTGATAACGGTCCAGCTATTCCTGTCACTTTTGATAAAGGAAATGCAAATGAAGTGATGAGACATCTTGGACCTAATATTCGCAATGGCATAGAACCTGGATATATACAG TTTCGAATCATCAATACTGAGGGAAGTGCTTATGCCCTTTGTCCTGGAACACGAAGTGTCAGTCAAGGAAATAATGAACATCATTGTATTGGATCAACAGTAGATAACGTTAATGCCCGATATTGTGGTGACTTTGCTTCGTTTGCTTATGACCAGTATGGAACTGGAAATGGATGGAACACTGACATGATCTTGCTCAAATCGACTTTCCTCATATTTTATCGTTAA
- the LOC143446008 gene encoding intelectin-1b-like: MSLQFSIFFVMLVHIVLSQKACNLYCDENPSSHMSFGGTTNKGSTGAPGKRGGKGDVGQKGAKGDISECQCSVEENFERRIQALEIDSDKRRNIPTCCKQIQQVTNSNNNGIYYIQDSNGMKYPVYCDMAIDGGGWTLVASIHENNIRSTGRCSPGDRWSSEHGPEKGAQVGAENWMNYNTFGDVASATSDDYKSQAYFDLQARDVMIWQVPNDTPLANYSSASYLQYRTTNGFLRQYGGNLYRLYKDRFPIKSGVYSRPADNGPAIPVTFDKGNANEVMRHLGPNIRNGIEPGYIQFRIINHERSAYALCPGTRTVSQGNNEHHCIGSTADNADARYCGDFAAFSFNQYGTGNGWNTDMTLLKSTFFIFYR; encoded by the exons ATGAGCTTGCAATTCAGTATCTTTTTTGTGATGCTTGTGCATATTGTGCTATCACAAAAAGCTTGCAACTTGTATTGTGATGAGAATCCATCAAGCCATATGAGTTTTGGAGGAACTACAAATAAGGGATCAACAGGAGCACCTGGAAAACGAGGTGGAAAAGGTGACGTTGGTCAAAAGGGAGCCAAAGGTGACATTAGTGAATGCCAATGTTCTGTTgaggaaaattttgaaagacGAATTCAAGCTTTGGAGATTGATTCAG ACAAAAGAAGAAATATTCCAACATGTTGTAAACAAATTCAACAGGTAACCAATTCAAACAACAAtggtatatactatatacaaGACTCCAATGGAATGAAATATCCTGTCTATTGTGACATGGCCATTGATGGTGGTGGATGGACTTTAGTAGCATCCATTCATGAGAACAACATCAGGAGCACTGGAAGATGTTCTCCTGGTGATCGATGGTCAAGTGAGCATGGACCAGAAAAAGGTGCACAAGTTGGAGCGGAAAACTGGATGAACTATAACACATTTGGTGATGTTGCCTCAGCAACCAGTGATGACTACAAATCTCAGGCTTACTTTGACCTTCAAGCTCGTGATGTCATGATTTGGCAAGTGCCAAATGATACACCATTGGCCAATTACAGTTCAGCATCTTATCTTCAATATCGTACAACAAATGGATTCCTACGACAGTATGGTGGCAATCTTTATCGTCTTTACAAAGATCGTTTTCCTATAAAATCTGGTGTTTACAGCAGACCAGCTGATAACGGTCCAGCTATTCCTGTCACTTTTGATAAAGGAAATGCAAATGAAGTGATGAGACATCTTGGACCTAATATTCGCAATGGCATAGAACCTGGATATATACAG TTTCGAATCATCAACCATGAAAGAAGTGCTTATGCCCTTTGTCCTGGAACCCGAACAGTCAGTCAAGGAAATAATGAGCATCATTGTATTGGATCAACAGCAGACAATGCTGATGCCCGATATTGTGGTGACTTTGCTGCGTTTTCTTTTAACCAGTATGGAACTGGAAATGGATGGAACACTGATATGACTTTGCTTAAATCGAcctttttcatattttatcgCTAA